The following is a genomic window from Clostridium fungisolvens.
TGCTGACTCTTGGAACATAACGGCCCTATCTACCCCAACGCCTTTTATCTCATTTCCATTTAAGCTTATCTTTCCTTCAGTAGGACTCTCTAGCCCTGCAATTATATTTAGCAAAGTAGATTTTCCACAACCTGATGGCCCCAATATGCATACAAACTCACCTTTCTTACAAGTGAGGTTAATATTATCTAACGTGTAGGTTTCTTTATGCTTAGATATAAATTTCTTATTTACTCCTTCAATTACGAGACTCAACTACTTTTCCCCCTTCTTATTTTGTTTTAGCTTGCTGGCTTTCCTTAATAACTTTATTTAATGGATCTAAATCATATAAATTAGTTAAATCCGGTTCCTCTCTTATAAATCCAATTTCTTTTGATAAAGCCGCCATCTCTGTAATAGAATCCTGTATAGGGTAATTTGTTATCACTAATCTTTTAAATGCTGTGTCTAGAACATCTTTCTTTAGTGGCTTTTTAGTAAGCTTATCTAACTGTTTGTTTATATCATTCTTAGCTGCCTCTGGATTCGAACTTATATAATCCGTCATCTTCACGTGAGCTTTCAAAAAATTAGAGACCACCTCTGGATGTTCCTTCATAAAATCTTTTCTTACTACTACCACTGCAACCGAGTAATTACCACCTCTCCAAACATCTTTATAATCAAGAATGACTTTGGCTCCAGCTTCTTTTTCTAATCTAGCACCCCAAGGTTCTGGAACTAAAGCTGCATCTATCTTGTGCTGCGTTAAAAGAGTTTTAATTAGAGAGTTCTCTGCCTGTACTACATCAACTGTTCCACCAGCCGTTTTGTCTTTTAATCCATTTTCCTTTAATAGTGCTCTTAATGATAAATCTTGAGTATTACCGAATTGAGGAATTGCGACTTTTTTTCCTGAAAGGTCTTTTACACCTTTTATTGAGGAATCTTTTGCTGCAAGTAAAACTGCTCCTGCACTAGAAGCTCCAGCAATGATTTCAATGGATCCCTTAGAATTTATATATCCGTTTAATGCAGGCCCTGGTCCTATATATCCTATATCTATACTTCCTGCAAGAAGAGCTTGCAGTTCATCTGGACCAGCATTAAATTGTTTCCAGCTAACGCTATATTTATCACCTATAGCCTTCTGAAATTCTCCATTGTTCATTCCTACTAAAGCTTGAGCATGAGTTATATTAGAGAAAAAGCCAATTCTGACTTTAGAAGTGTCTTCGCTTTTTGATGAGCATCCGAAAAGCCCCAATACCATTACAGATGTCATTACAGAAGCAAGGATTTTTTTTATATTCATTTTTAGCCCCCCAAGTACTTTAGCTCGTTATTAGATATCTTCTTTCTTTTAGATAAGCAACTATTTGCTCTACACACTGATCTATAGAAGCTTTATGTGTATAAATTGTGATTTCAGGATTATTAGGTTTCTCATAAGGTGAATCAATTCCTGTAAAATCTTTTATAAGTCCAGTTCTTGCTTTTTTATATAACCCCTTTGGATCTCTATCCTCACAAACTTCTAAATCACAGTCCACAAAGACTTCTATAAACCTATCACCTAGTAATTCTCTTATACTATCCCTATCCTCTCTAAAAGGAGAAACAAAGGTAGCCAAGGTTATAATTCCTGCATCCACAAAGAGCTTGGATACTTCCTTTACTCTTCTTATGTTTTCAATTCTATCTTCTTTAGAAAACCCAAGTCCCGCATTTAATCCATGTCTTAGATTGTCCCCATCTAATAAATAGGTTAAATAAGAATCATTATGCAGCTTTACACTTAATGCGTTTGCAACTGTGGATTTACCAGAACCTGAGAACCCAGTAAACCATAATAATATCCCTTTTTGATTTAATAGCTGTTCCCTATCATCTCTGCTAATACTAGTATTGTGCCAAACTATATTAGCATTATTGTTAATATTCATAGCTAAGCCCCCCCAAATTATTTTTGTTATGAAATTAACATTTACGCTCAGATTAGCCGAGTAAGCCCCAAATAAGTACCGAAAGCAATAAATCATAGAACCTTCTGTAATTTATTAATCTTAATTACCAACTATTCCGATAAGTTTTGTTTTATTAAATTAAGT
Proteins encoded in this region:
- a CDS encoding aliphatic sulfonate ABC transporter substrate-binding protein; this translates as MNIKKILASVMTSVMVLGLFGCSSKSEDTSKVRIGFFSNITHAQALVGMNNGEFQKAIGDKYSVSWKQFNAGPDELQALLAGSIDIGYIGPGPALNGYINSKGSIEIIAGASSAGAVLLAAKDSSIKGVKDLSGKKVAIPQFGNTQDLSLRALLKENGLKDKTAGGTVDVVQAENSLIKTLLTQHKIDAALVPEPWGARLEKEAGAKVILDYKDVWRGGNYSVAVVVVRKDFMKEHPEVVSNFLKAHVKMTDYISSNPEAAKNDINKQLDKLTKKPLKKDVLDTAFKRLVITNYPIQDSITEMAALSKEIGFIREEPDLTNLYDLDPLNKVIKESQQAKTK
- the cysC gene encoding adenylyl-sulfate kinase; this encodes MNINNNANIVWHNTSISRDDREQLLNQKGILLWFTGFSGSGKSTVANALSVKLHNDSYLTYLLDGDNLRHGLNAGLGFSKEDRIENIRRVKEVSKLFVDAGIITLATFVSPFREDRDSIRELLGDRFIEVFVDCDLEVCEDRDPKGLYKKARTGLIKDFTGIDSPYEKPNNPEITIYTHKASIDQCVEQIVAYLKERRYLITS